One region of Duncaniella freteri genomic DNA includes:
- a CDS encoding DUF6048 family protein translates to MSRSILALITVLVLSVFSVNAQRRVTPVTPRDPGAAPVIPDVKKPIDPSRLVTTTDAQGNTVTVDTVTGLEYVDSTLLKAPPKMEYPLLHEVVAGVNVWDPLMRALGQKYGLGDVWGELSLHNRYFPFFAIGLGNCNDTPADKNYTFKTPIAPYFKLGASYNFLYNSNPDYKLQMGLRYGFSTYKWSVLDATVDEGYWGEPSRFSLNDLSHTAGYLEVTFGIKVNIAGNFSAGWTLVYHSVLHESKSPYGQPMYIPGYGKRNGAFTANFSVMYTIPINKKPVAEVTEEKGAPSGY, encoded by the coding sequence TGAGTAGGTCGATCCTTGCCCTTATTACAGTCCTTGTGCTCAGTGTGTTCTCGGTTAACGCACAGCGCAGGGTGACTCCGGTGACCCCGCGTGACCCCGGGGCGGCTCCTGTGATTCCGGATGTGAAGAAGCCCATTGACCCCTCGCGCCTGGTGACCACCACCGATGCCCAGGGCAACACTGTGACAGTCGACACCGTCACCGGTCTCGAATATGTCGATTCAACTCTGCTCAAGGCTCCTCCCAAGATGGAGTATCCGCTGCTTCACGAGGTGGTGGCGGGTGTCAATGTGTGGGACCCTCTGATGCGTGCCCTCGGTCAGAAGTACGGATTGGGGGATGTGTGGGGCGAACTTAGCCTGCACAACCGCTATTTCCCGTTTTTTGCAATAGGTCTCGGCAATTGCAACGACACTCCTGCCGATAAGAACTATACTTTCAAGACCCCCATTGCTCCGTATTTCAAGCTCGGCGCGTCCTACAATTTCCTCTACAACTCCAACCCCGACTATAAGTTGCAGATGGGTCTGCGCTATGGGTTCTCCACATATAAGTGGAGTGTGCTCGACGCCACGGTCGACGAGGGATACTGGGGTGAGCCTTCCAGGTTCTCACTCAACGATCTGAGCCACACGGCAGGATACCTTGAGGTGACATTCGGCATTAAGGTGAACATCGCCGGTAACTTTTCGGCGGGATGGACGCTCGTGTACCATTCGGTGCTCCACGAGTCGAAGTCACCTTACGGACAACCCATGTATATCCCCGGCTACGGTAAGCGCAACGGCGCGTTCACGGCTAATTTCTCCGTAATGTACACTATCCCCATAAACAAAAAGCCTGTCGCCGAGGTTACAGAAGAAAAGGGGGCACCGTCGGGCTACTGA